The Streptomyces puniciscabiei genomic interval TCCTCGTACTGCTCGTCGTAACCGTCGAAGAGCAGCGTTCCGGCCTCGGCGGCGAGGGGGTGGTCGGCCAGGCGCCGGGCGCGTTCCGCGACGTCGTACCCCTCCCGGCGCTCGCCCGGGAGGGGCTCCACGCCCTGTTCCTCGGTGACGAAGCCGATGGTGTACGCGTTCACGGTGCGGCCCGCGTGGACCGCCTGGGCGAGGGTGAACCCGGCGTCCGTCAGAAGCCGCAGGTGGGCCTCCAGGACCGGGGCGTGGTCCGTGCCGGTGAAACGCGAGCCGCTGAACACCTTGGCGCCGTCGCGGTAGCCGAGCAGCGCGGCGCGCAGTCCGCGGCCGGACCCCCGCAGCCGCTCCTGCCAGGTGTCGGCGGGGTCGAGCACGGTGCCGGCGAGCATCCGCCGGTACATCTCCGTCGCCATCTCGTCCAGCAGCGCCTGTTTGTCCTTGAAGTGCCAGTACAGCGCGGGCGCCTTGACGTCCAGCTCCTTGGCGATGGCACGCAGGGTCAGGCCGTCCAGACCGACCTCGTTCAGCAGCCGCAGGGCGGTGTCCGCGACGCGTCGGCGGTCGAGGGGGGCGCGTTTCTCGGGGCTCACACTTGACAGCTTAACAGCGTTAAGGGCACCCTCATGAGCGACGGCACTTAACGACGTTAAGGAGATTTGGCATGGATGTCCTGATCGTGGGCGCGGGCCCCACCGGCCTGACCCTCGGCATCGACCTGGCCCGCCGCGGCGTGGACGCGCTGGTCGTGGAGCGGGCGGAGGGGCTGTTCCCCGGCTCGCGCGGCAAGGGGCTCCAGCCGCGCACCCTGGAGGTCTTCGACGACCTGGGCGTGCTGGACGCGATCCGGGCGGCCGGCGGTCCCTATCCGAACCGGGTGACCTGGAAGGACGGCGAACGGGTCGGCCTGCAGACGATGTTCGAGAGGATCGAGGCCGACGACGGCACGCCATACGCCGAACCGTGGATGGTCGCGCAGTGGCGGACGCAGGAGATCCTGTACGCGCGGCTGCTGGAGCTGGGCGGCCGGGTGGACTTCGGGCGCGAGGTGACCGGCCTGGAGCAGGACGCCGAGGGCGTGACCGCGCGGTTCGCCGACGGTACGGCCGTGCGCGCCGCCTACCTCGTCGCGGCCGACGGCGGACGCTCGGTGGTCCGGCGCGCGGTGGGCGTGGGCATGGCCGGAGAGACGGTCGACCCGGCGCCGTTCCTGGTGGCGGACATACGGCTGACGGGCCTGGACCGGGACTCCTGGCACGTCTTCCCCAAGGACGACGGCACCGCCGTGGGCCTGTGCCCGCTGGCCGGCACGGACGACTTCCAGCTGCAGGCACGTCTCGCGGAGGGCACGGAACCCGGCCTGACCCTGGACGGCATCGGCAAACTGGTCGCCGCGTACACCCACCTGGACGCCGAGGACGTCACCGCGTTGCGCTGGTCCTCCGGCTTCCGCCCGCGCGCCGCCCTCGCGGACCGCTTCCGGGAGGGCCGGGTCCTCCTCGCCGGCGACGCGGCCCACCTCCACTCCCCGGCCGGCGGCCAGGGCCTGAACACCAGCGTCCAGGACGCCTACAACCTGGGCTGGAAGCTGGGCGCGGTACTGCGCGGCGGGGCGCCGGAGGCGTTGCTGGACACCTACGAGGAGGAGCGCCGGGCGAACGCGGCCGCCATGCTGGACCTGTCGACGGGCGTCCACCGCGGCGAGGTGCGGCGCGGAAGGGCGACGGTGCAGCTGGGGCTGGGCTACCGGGAGTCGCCCCTGACCGTGGAGACCCGGCAGAGCCCGACCGGAATCCGGGCGGGCGACCGCGCCCCCGACGGCACGGTGTCCGGGATCCGCCTCTTCGACGCGTTCCGCGGCCCGCACTGGACGCTACTGGGCGCGGACACCTCCGCTGCCGGTGTGCGAGCGCTCCCGGCGGCGCCGCAGTCCTACGGCCCGGGCATCTTCCTGATCCGCCCGGACGGCTATGTGGGCTGGGCGGGAGACGCCCCGGACGGCCTCGCGGCCTACTTGGCCGAGGCCGGCGTCTGACCCCGCCCTACGCGCTGGCCAGCGTCAGCTTCACCGCGAACCCCAGGAACAGCGCGCCCGCCACCGAAGTGGCCGTCGCCGACAGGCGCTTGCGGCGGCGGAACGCGGCGGCGAGCCGCGTCCCGCTGAATATCAGCGCGCTGAGGTAGAGGAAGCTGGCCAGCTGGGCGAACGCCCCGAGGACGACGAAGGACAGGGCCGGGTAGGCGTAGTCCGGGTCGACGAACTGCACGAAGAAGGCGACGAAGAACAGGATCGCCTTGGGATTGAAGAGGCTGACGACGAACGCGCGCCGGAAGGGCCGCTCGTCGGTGACGGCAGCGGTGGCGGGCGCGGAGTCCTCCTCGGCCCGCTCCCGCCGCGTCCGCCACATCTGCAGGGCGGCCCGCAGCATGCCGATCGCCAGCCAGGTCAGGTACCCGGCGCCGGCGTACTTCACGATCCCGAACAGCACGGCGTTGGCCTTGAGCAGCGAGGCGACCCCGGCGGCGGACAGCGTCATCAGCACGGTGTCCCCGCACCACACGCCGGCGGCCGCGGTGTAACCGGCCCGCACCCCGCGCCGGGCGGCGACGGAGAGGACGTAGAGGGAGTTGGGCCCGGGCAGCAGGACGATCAGGACGAGGCCTGCCAGATAGGTGGGGAGATCGATGACGCCGAACATGGAAAGGAGTGTCGCACGGGGGTACGACAGTCAGAACGCCTCCGACGGCTCGTAAGCCCCCCAGACCCCCCGCAGCGCGTTGCAGACCTCCCCCACCGTCGCCCGCCCGCGCAGCGCCTCCTTCATCGGGTACAGGACGTTGTCCTCCCCCTCGGCCGCCTTCCGCAGCGCGTCCAGGGCCGAGTCCACCGCCCGCTGGTCCCGCTCCGCCCGGAGCTTCTCCAGGCGTTCCGCCTGCCGGGCCTCGATGGCGGGATCGACGCGCAGGGGCTCGTACGGCTCCTCCTCGTCCAGCCGGAAGCGGTTCACGCCGACGACCACGCGCTCCCCGGAGTCCGTCTCCTGGGCGATCCGGTACGCGTTCCGCTCGATCTCGGACTTCTGGAAGCCCTGTTCGATCGCCGCGACCGCCCCGCCCAGGTCCTCGACCCTGCGCATCAGGTCGACGGCCGCCTCCTCCGCGTCGTCCGTCATCCGCTCCACCGCGTAGGAACCCGCGAACGGGTCCACCGTGGCCGTCACGTCCGTCTCGTGCGCCAGCACCTGCTGGGTGCGCAGGGCCAGCCGGGCGGACTTGTCGGTCGGCAGCGCGATCGCCTCGTCGAAGGAGTTGGTGTGCAGGGACTGGGTGCCGCCGAGCACCGCGGCCAGGGCCTGTACGGCGACCCGGACCAGGTTCACCTCCGGCTGCTGGGCCGTCAGCTGGACGCCCGCCGTCTGGGTGTGGAAGCGGAGCATCAGGGACTTGGGGTTCCGGGCGCCGAACTCCTCCCGCATCACACGCGCCCAGATCCTGCGGGCTGCGCGGAACTTGGCCACTTCCTCCAGCAGCGTCGTACGGGCCACGAAGAAGAAGGACAGGCGGGGCGCGAAGTCGTCCACGTTCATCCCCGCCGCCACCGCCGTACGGACGTACTCGATCCCGTCCGCCAGCGTGAACGCGATCTCCTGGACGGGCGAGGCTCCCGCCTCCGCCATGTGGTAGCCGGAGATCGAGATCGTGTTCCACTTCGGGATCTCGGCGGTGCAGTACTTGAAGATGTCGGCCGTCAGGCGCAGGGAGGGCTTCGGCGGGAAGATGTACGTCCCCCGCGCGATGTACTCCTTCAGCACGTCGTTCTGGATCGTGCCCGTCAGCTGGTCGGCGCGCGCTCCCTGCTCCTCGGCCACCAGCTGGTAGAGGAGCAGCAGGAGGGCCGCCGGGGCGTTGATCGTCATCGAGGTCGACACCTGGTCGAGCGGGATGCCGTCGAACAGCACCCGCATGTCCTCGATCGAGTCGATCGCCACGCCCACCTTGCCGACCTCGCCGTGCGCGAGGGGCGCGTCGGAGTCGTGGCCCATCTGGGTGGGCAGGTCGAAGGCGACCGAGAGGCCCGTGGTGCCGTGGGCGATCAGCTGCCGGTAGCGGGCGTTCGATTCGGCGGCGGTGCCGAAGCCGGCGTACTGGCGCATGGTCCAGGGCCGGCCGGTGTACATCGTCGGGTAGACCCCGCGGGTGAAGGGGTACGTGCCCGGTTCGCCCAGTTTCTCCGCCGGGTCCCAACCCTGCAGATCCTGCGGCCCGTAGACCTGCTCGATGGGCAGTCCCGACTCCGACTCACGCGTCATGGATGCCTCCGGGGTGCGCTTCCTGTCACCCCCTCACCATGCCCCGTCGTTCGGCGGCGGTCACGCGGGGAAGCATTCCGGCATGACGATCTCGCGAAGACCCGCCGCCGTGCTCGCCTCGGCCACCGCCCTCGCCGCCCTCACCGCCCTGTGCGGCTGCACCGTGCAGCCCGCGGACGCCGACGGCAAGCCCCGGGCCCCGGTGCACGCCCAGCGCCCGGCACGACTCCCGGCAAGCCGGCCGGCCGAGCCCGCCCGGCCGGAGCAGTCCTCTTCGCCCGCGCCCGCTCCCCGGATCCTGTACGCGCGCGGTGACAGCGGGCCGGGCGTGCGGGAGCTGCAGGCCCGGCTGCGCCAGGTGGCGTGGCTGTTCGACGGGCCGACGGGGTCGTACGACGATCCGACCGAGCAGGCCGTGCGGGGCTTCCAGGGCAAGCGCGGGCTGCCGCGGACCGGGCGTACGGACAGCGTCACATGGCAGCGGCTGGTGGAGATGACGCACACGCCGGGCAAGTGGGAGCTGTATCTGATGGGCGGTCAGCCGGCCGGCGCGCCCGACCCGCGCTGTCTGACCGGACGTGTGCTGTGCATCGACAAGACGACGCGGACGCTGCGCTGGATGGTCGACGGGCGGACGCTCGCCACGACGGCGGTGCGGTTCGGGGCGCAGTACACGCCGACTCGGGAGGGTGTCTTCCACGTCTACCGGAAGGCGCGGACCTGGGTGTCGGCGCTCTACCACTCGCCGATGCCGTACGCGATGTTCTTCAGCGGTGGCGAGGCTGTGCACTATTCGTACGACTTCGCGGCGCGCGGTTACGCGGGAGCCTCGCACGGGTGCGTGAACGTCCGGGACGAGGCCGCGATCCAGCAGCTCTTCGCTCAGGTGCGGGTGGGCGACAAGGTCGTCGTCCATTGGTGAGGCGGGAGTGCGGGGCGCGGGCGGGACCGGGGGAACGTGTCCCGCCCGCGCCAGGTGCACGAGCCGTGGGTACGGGGGGAACCCCGGCTCAGTGCGACGGCCGATGACCAGTCGGCTCACTCAGTACTGCGTACGGGGCTCCAAAAACGTCACACCCCGCGCGAAAAATTTTTTGTGACCCGCGAAACCGCAGGTCAGACGGGCAATAGGGTCAGAGCGCGGTGTACGTCGGGCTCGGTGCCGGGCCGAGCACGGTGCCGGTCGTCCGGGTGTGACGGACCGGGGAGAGGGCCGAGGGAGCGGGCGCGACCTCGTCGCCGTGCCGGCCCTTGCCGCCGCCGTTGCCCTTGCCGCCGTTGCCCTTGCCGCCGTTGCCCTTGCCGCCGCCGTTGCCCTTGCCGGGGTTGCCGCCCCAGCCGGGGTGACCGTCGCCGCCGTGGCCGGGGTGGCCCTCGTCGTCGCCCTGGCCGCTTCCCTTGCCCTTGCCCTTGTCGCCCTTGTCGTCGCCCTTGCCACCGCTCGCCGCGCCCTCGGCCGAGTCGACGGTGGCCAGGACGACCTTGCAGTACCGGCTCACCCGGGCGCTGCCGCCCGCCAGGTTCTCCAGTGCGCGCCGGCGGCCGGCGTCCAGTTCCTTGCCGTCCCGGATGTCCCGGCAGGCCGAGGCCGCGTCCTTCCACCGGCTGCCCGGAGTGCCGGAGGGGTCGCCGCTGCCCGGCGCGGTGCTCTTGCCGGTGTGGTCGCCCGGTCCGACGGCCGCGCCGGAGGTGCCGCCGGGGTTCGTGCCCGCGCTGCCGCTCGGCGCGCCCGGGCTCACGGTCGCCCCCGGGGTGCCCTGCGGGACCGAGGCGAGCGGCGATCCGGAGGTCGGGTCGGCGGAGACCGAGGCGGAGGAGGCGGGCTGCTCGGGCCCGAACGGCGTGGGCAGCATCCCGGTACCGGCGGCCATGGCGACCCCGCCGACCGTGCCCACAGCCACCGCCGCGGCCAGCGCCAGCCGCACCGGGCGGCCCCAGCGGGGGCGGCGGCGGGCCGGGATTCCGGTACGGGCCGGGGTGCCGATGCGGACCAGGCCCGCGTCGGCGCCGGGCGCGGGCAGGCCGGCGGTGCCGTCGGCCCGGCCGGCGGCGGCGCCTTCGGTACCGGCGGCCTCGCGGGCCTTGCGGAACGCGGCGAGGGCGGCCTGCTCACCGGGCAGTTCGTCGTCGGCGGGGGCCGTCTGCGAGGTCAGTGCGCCTAGCGCCCGGGAGAGTCGTTCGGCCTGGTCACGGGCGGTGGCGTCGACGGCTTCCAGCGACTCACCGCGCAGCAGGCGTTCCGCCGTCTCCCGGTTCAGCCACTCGTACTGCTCGTCGGCCATCACATGTCCTTCTGCGTCCGCGCACGCGTATCCGTCACACTCGCGGACGACACCGCGCGGCCGCGCGGTTCTCGCTGGGGCGGGAGCGCGTCGAGCACGCCGGCCGATTCCGGATCGTCGCCGAGCAGCTCCGCGAGCCGCTTCAGGCCGCGGTGCGCCGCGGTGCGTACGGCACCGGCGCGTTTGCCGAGGGTCTCGGCGGCGCTCTTGGCGTCGAGGCCGACCACGACACGCAGGACGACCGCCTCGGCCTGGTCCTGGGGCAGCCGCGCGATGAGAGAGAGGGTGCTGCCGGTGGCCAGGGCCTCGATGGCCTCGCCGGCCGTGTCGGACTCGGCTGGCCGGCCGGTGAGTTCCGTCTCGTCGCCGCCTATGGCGGGGCGGCGGCCGCGCATGCGTATGTGGTCCAGGGCGCGGTTGCGGGCTATGCGGGCCGCCCAGCCGCGGAAGCGGTCGGCGTCCCCGCTGAACCGGTCGAGGTCGCGGGCGATCTGCAGCCAGGCCTCGGACGCCACGTCCTCGGCGTCCGCATCGCCGACCAGCGTGCGTACGTATCCGAGCAGGCGTGGATGCACCGCGCGGTACACAGTACGGAACGCGGTCTCGTCACCGTCCTGTGCCGATCGCACCGCGGCGGTCAGCTCCGCGTCGTCCCCCAGCACCTGACTCCCTTACGCCCTGTTCCCGGTCGGCGCGAAAGGCACGTTACGGCGTGAAACCGCTCCACGTCCATGTCTGTAGAAGATGCAACTAACTCGTGACCGGGTGCGGATGTGCGCAGGGTGAGGATCGGCGGTGGCCGGGTGTGACAGAAACAGCACGCTCGGCGCTGTAGAGAGTACGGGCCGCGCGCGGCCCGACAGCGCGACGGCCGGGGCCTCTCCTGTGGGGGGTGGCGGCCCCGGCCGTTGCCTTTGGCGGGTACGCCCGGGGGACGAGGATCACTTCTTCCCGGACCGGGGCCTCGCGCCTGCTCCGG includes:
- a CDS encoding TetR/AcrR family transcriptional regulator C-terminal domain-containing protein gives rise to the protein MSPEKRAPLDRRRVADTALRLLNEVGLDGLTLRAIAKELDVKAPALYWHFKDKQALLDEMATEMYRRMLAGTVLDPADTWQERLRGSGRGLRAALLGYRDGAKVFSGSRFTGTDHAPVLEAHLRLLTDAGFTLAQAVHAGRTVNAYTIGFVTEEQGVEPLPGERREGYDVAERARRLADHPLAAEAGTLLFDGYDEQYEEGLAIVIAGIGARYGIS
- a CDS encoding FAD-dependent monooxygenase, which encodes MDVLIVGAGPTGLTLGIDLARRGVDALVVERAEGLFPGSRGKGLQPRTLEVFDDLGVLDAIRAAGGPYPNRVTWKDGERVGLQTMFERIEADDGTPYAEPWMVAQWRTQEILYARLLELGGRVDFGREVTGLEQDAEGVTARFADGTAVRAAYLVAADGGRSVVRRAVGVGMAGETVDPAPFLVADIRLTGLDRDSWHVFPKDDGTAVGLCPLAGTDDFQLQARLAEGTEPGLTLDGIGKLVAAYTHLDAEDVTALRWSSGFRPRAALADRFREGRVLLAGDAAHLHSPAGGQGLNTSVQDAYNLGWKLGAVLRGGAPEALLDTYEEERRANAAAMLDLSTGVHRGEVRRGRATVQLGLGYRESPLTVETRQSPTGIRAGDRAPDGTVSGIRLFDAFRGPHWTLLGADTSAAGVRALPAAPQSYGPGIFLIRPDGYVGWAGDAPDGLAAYLAEAGV
- the leuE gene encoding leucine efflux protein LeuE yields the protein MFGVIDLPTYLAGLVLIVLLPGPNSLYVLSVAARRGVRAGYTAAAGVWCGDTVLMTLSAAGVASLLKANAVLFGIVKYAGAGYLTWLAIGMLRAALQMWRTRRERAEEDSAPATAAVTDERPFRRAFVVSLFNPKAILFFVAFFVQFVDPDYAYPALSFVVLGAFAQLASFLYLSALIFSGTRLAAAFRRRKRLSATATSVAGALFLGFAVKLTLASA
- a CDS encoding acyl-CoA mutase large subunit family protein, with translation MTRESESGLPIEQVYGPQDLQGWDPAEKLGEPGTYPFTRGVYPTMYTGRPWTMRQYAGFGTAAESNARYRQLIAHGTTGLSVAFDLPTQMGHDSDAPLAHGEVGKVGVAIDSIEDMRVLFDGIPLDQVSTSMTINAPAALLLLLYQLVAEEQGARADQLTGTIQNDVLKEYIARGTYIFPPKPSLRLTADIFKYCTAEIPKWNTISISGYHMAEAGASPVQEIAFTLADGIEYVRTAVAAGMNVDDFAPRLSFFFVARTTLLEEVAKFRAARRIWARVMREEFGARNPKSLMLRFHTQTAGVQLTAQQPEVNLVRVAVQALAAVLGGTQSLHTNSFDEAIALPTDKSARLALRTQQVLAHETDVTATVDPFAGSYAVERMTDDAEEAAVDLMRRVEDLGGAVAAIEQGFQKSEIERNAYRIAQETDSGERVVVGVNRFRLDEEEPYEPLRVDPAIEARQAERLEKLRAERDQRAVDSALDALRKAAEGEDNVLYPMKEALRGRATVGEVCNALRGVWGAYEPSEAF
- a CDS encoding L,D-transpeptidase family protein, giving the protein MTISRRPAAVLASATALAALTALCGCTVQPADADGKPRAPVHAQRPARLPASRPAEPARPEQSSSPAPAPRILYARGDSGPGVRELQARLRQVAWLFDGPTGSYDDPTEQAVRGFQGKRGLPRTGRTDSVTWQRLVEMTHTPGKWELYLMGGQPAGAPDPRCLTGRVLCIDKTTRTLRWMVDGRTLATTAVRFGAQYTPTREGVFHVYRKARTWVSALYHSPMPYAMFFSGGEAVHYSYDFAARGYAGASHGCVNVRDEAAIQQLFAQVRVGDKVVVHW
- a CDS encoding RNA polymerase sigma factor, which produces MLGDDAELTAAVRSAQDGDETAFRTVYRAVHPRLLGYVRTLVGDADAEDVASEAWLQIARDLDRFSGDADRFRGWAARIARNRALDHIRMRGRRPAIGGDETELTGRPAESDTAGEAIEALATGSTLSLIARLPQDQAEAVVLRVVVGLDAKSAAETLGKRAGAVRTAAHRGLKRLAELLGDDPESAGVLDALPPQREPRGRAVSSASVTDTRARTQKDM